A section of the Desulfomicrobium escambiense DSM 10707 genome encodes:
- a CDS encoding PilZ domain-containing protein: MTEKRSAPRKASLEPCSIELYADGKGPLPSRVINYSPGGLMIELDHPLTKGEPVKIRFRPGMENAQRLGETHCVGMVRWCAPQEGLYSGRYGVGVQMPQSVRTIKAA; this comes from the coding sequence ATGACCGAAAAACGAAGCGCCCCCCGCAAGGCCAGCCTGGAACCGTGCAGCATCGAACTATACGCCGACGGCAAGGGGCCCCTGCCGTCGCGGGTCATCAATTACAGCCCGGGCGGTCTGATGATCGAACTTGACCACCCCCTGACCAAAGGCGAACCCGTCAAGATCCGTTTCCGTCCCGGCATGGAAAACGCCCAGCGCCTCGGCGAAACCCACTGCGTCGGCATGGTCCGCTGGTGCGCGCCGCAGGAGGGCCTGTACTCCGGCCGGTACGGCGTGGGCGTGCAGATGCCTCAGAGCGTGAGGACAATCAAGGCGGCGTAA
- a CDS encoding sigma-70 family RNA polymerase sigma factor, translating into MKTYQELARSAGGGSKTAFCELVRRFSDMAKAVALRRLRDPALAEDALQDAFLTAWLHLTGLRNPDAFPAWLRGIVTNSCRRMLRAHPPDILTSDLDNIEDLPSDDLDPWEHYARFQTRDMIRSLLASLPGVYREAAVQRYLLGRSYEDISSALGVPVGTIKRRLHDTRERMIRAIAGHDAQAIRVGCLPISDHLLPMIAQQRHDQTAFHVSLRRFTSWSELAKAMVNEALDAAMMMAPLTMVLHNRGVPLKWALDGHHEGSAITMQKSMIRDGGSHGFPGRDLAGATMGLPHPLSTHGMLLRSVLGLGPGGRPFRPVYLSPSCMALPLARRNLDGFFCSEPWGLMAENAGTGTVLIRSHDLAPDHVCCILAVRSDFARGKPELLDGYLKLLTAAAGYVHAHPTESAAIQARFTGVNRDAAALVLERGFVTFRDLSPDSARARQVMGMALQSGILDRPCDLDALLLPRAN; encoded by the coding sequence ATGAAAACCTATCAGGAACTGGCTCGTTCGGCCGGAGGCGGCAGCAAAACCGCCTTTTGCGAGCTCGTGCGCCGTTTCTCCGACATGGCCAAAGCCGTGGCCCTGCGCCGGCTGCGCGATCCGGCCCTGGCCGAGGACGCGCTGCAGGATGCCTTCCTGACCGCCTGGCTGCATCTGACCGGCCTGCGCAACCCCGACGCCTTCCCGGCCTGGCTGCGCGGCATCGTGACCAACAGCTGCCGCCGCATGCTCCGCGCCCACCCGCCGGACATTCTGACCTCCGACCTGGACAACATCGAGGACTTGCCCTCCGACGACCTGGACCCATGGGAACACTACGCCCGCTTCCAAACCCGCGACATGATCCGTTCCCTTCTCGCCTCCCTGCCGGGAGTCTATCGGGAAGCAGCCGTGCAACGCTACCTGCTGGGACGCTCCTACGAAGACATCTCCTCGGCCCTGGGCGTGCCCGTGGGCACAATCAAGCGCCGTCTGCACGATACCCGCGAAAGGATGATACGCGCCATTGCCGGCCATGACGCGCAGGCCATCCGCGTCGGCTGCCTTCCCATCTCCGACCACCTCCTGCCCATGATCGCCCAGCAGCGCCACGACCAGACCGCCTTTCATGTCAGCCTGCGCAGGTTCACGTCCTGGTCGGAGCTGGCCAAGGCCATGGTCAACGAAGCCCTGGACGCGGCCATGATGATGGCTCCCCTGACCATGGTCCTGCACAACCGGGGCGTTCCCCTGAAATGGGCCCTCGACGGACACCACGAGGGCAGCGCCATCACCATGCAGAAATCGATGATCAGGGACGGGGGCAGCCACGGCTTCCCGGGCCGCGATCTTGCCGGGGCAACAATGGGGCTGCCCCACCCTCTGTCCACGCATGGCATGCTGCTACGATCCGTCCTGGGCCTGGGGCCAGGGGGCAGGCCCTTCCGTCCCGTCTATCTCAGCCCCTCCTGCATGGCCCTCCCCCTGGCCCGCAGAAACCTGGACGGTTTCTTCTGCTCCGAACCCTGGGGGCTCATGGCCGAAAACGCCGGGACGGGCACCGTCCTCATCCGCTCCCATGACCTGGCGCCGGACCATGTCTGCTGCATTCTCGCCGTCCGCAGCGATTTCGCGCGCGGCAAGCCGGAACTGCTAGACGGCTATCTGAAGCTGCTGACGGCCGCCGCTGGCTACGTCCATGCGCACCCAACAGAGAGCGCGGCCATCCAGGCCCGTTTCACCGGCGTGAACAGGGACGCGGCCGCCCTGGTCCTAGAGCGCGGCTTCGTGACATTCCGCGATCTCTCCCCGGACAGCGCCAGGGCCCGGCAGGTCATGGGCATGGCCCTGCAGAGCGGCATCCTCGACCGCCCCTGCGACCTGGACGCCCTGCTCCTCCCCCGGGCCAACTGA
- a CDS encoding HPP family protein, whose protein sequence is MIEIRLVRPNRREFRRDVYRPGVISLSRILWGSMGGGIFLALIALASSATGVGVLYPPLAATCFIGATCTYLRVARPKSVIVGHFIATVGGLLGVAAGNLLLEGAALNVPVKLGLAVLISAALMQILDADHPPAAATAAIPALLPLPAPALVLPLHMAWGAVLAVLFGVIWNRFWFECPPPEEGCGRTWFNLGMDRADIAGTGTCALATLLMCAKPWSQVTYEAGLWVMLAGLAVMSLHHFFGARVLVSRTDETCPLAAPPRTGGPGPDSGSKEVTR, encoded by the coding sequence ATGATCGAAATACGGCTGGTCCGGCCAAACCGGCGGGAATTCAGACGGGACGTGTATCGTCCGGGGGTCATCTCCCTGTCGCGCATCCTGTGGGGCTCCATGGGGGGCGGGATATTCCTGGCCCTCATCGCCCTGGCCAGCTCGGCCACGGGCGTCGGCGTGCTCTATCCTCCCCTGGCCGCCACCTGCTTCATCGGCGCCACATGCACCTACCTGCGCGTGGCGCGGCCCAAGTCTGTCATCGTCGGGCACTTCATCGCCACGGTGGGCGGTCTGCTCGGCGTGGCCGCCGGCAACCTGCTTCTGGAGGGCGCCGCCCTGAACGTGCCCGTGAAGCTGGGCCTCGCCGTGCTCATCTCGGCGGCGCTGATGCAGATCCTCGACGCCGACCATCCCCCGGCCGCGGCCACGGCGGCCATCCCGGCCCTCCTGCCCCTGCCCGCCCCCGCCTTGGTCCTGCCCCTGCACATGGCCTGGGGCGCCGTCCTGGCCGTACTCTTCGGCGTGATCTGGAACCGCTTCTGGTTCGAATGCCCGCCCCCCGAAGAGGGCTGCGGACGCACCTGGTTCAACCTGGGCATGGACAGGGCCGACATCGCCGGCACGGGCACATGCGCCCTGGCCACGCTGCTCATGTGCGCAAAGCCGTGGAGTCAGGTCACGTACGAGGCGGGCCTGTGGGTCATGCTCGCGGGGCTGGCCGTCATGTCCCTGCACCATTTCTTCGGAGCGCGGGTGCTCGTCTCGCGGACGGACGAGACGTGCCCCCTCGCCGCACCGCCACGAACGGGCGGACCCGGCCCGGATTCAGGGTCAAAGGAGGTAACGCGATGA
- a CDS encoding molybdopterin-containing oxidoreductase family protein translates to MNSRWIPTMCYQCKAECAILARVEDGVLKEVRGNPRARGKACVKGMAGVSLEYSPDRLTHPLKRVGHRGEGKFEPCSWDEALHAITAKLRELRDRGEAHKLTASFFPHSITDPKWRFLNAYGGFINTALPHCDSAKIVACIKAMGGVPNHHIPPNFASVPKGGVIILAGRHAMGCLDDAAVPRDILDAKARGAILVVIDPVFTADAAKADWWIPVRPSGDTALFTGMTHHIVMNGLHNKAFVENWIREGDFEKLKDYLADKTPEAMSAICDVPTRDIVKLAEMCASAPSVGVDSFKGIMLGQALDFGHAWTNFLAVTGNIDNPGGQPLPDLTPLSPVLPAPAGPSLAEKGWHRTGPDKGKFGKYSFIMEPTWYEAQAIKNGDLKVLVTAECNPALTEMGQEEWRKAVTMTDEKGQYQLEMLVSYEIMLSETSRYADYVLPDKSYFERWELLYMPWWYNFGHGVALRQPVVEAPGECRHSNEVFIELGKRLCPEYFAFKDDLEYYDIQLAGLGLSVGKLQDMGGLWSPGTTGFRKYEHGGFGTPSKKMHLYWEDLEDADQALPRVFLAPEYDADADAFPFFLISYRTIFHQGSGQWTHNNPQLRDPVGGFLDNPVLINAATARRLGIEDGAVVTLRSRTGSLKARAKCTERIRPDCLGLHHGFGSTVGRVAVLGGGVSDNALIPDSGMTLDWQDLVGGESHVSTRVTVEG, encoded by the coding sequence ATGAACAGTCGATGGATTCCCACCATGTGCTACCAGTGCAAGGCCGAATGCGCCATCCTGGCCAGGGTGGAGGACGGCGTGCTGAAGGAGGTCCGCGGCAATCCCAGGGCCCGCGGCAAGGCCTGCGTCAAGGGCATGGCCGGGGTCTCCCTGGAGTACAGTCCCGACCGCCTGACCCACCCCCTGAAACGGGTCGGCCATCGCGGCGAGGGAAAGTTCGAGCCCTGCTCCTGGGACGAGGCCTTGCACGCCATCACCGCCAAGCTCAGGGAACTGCGCGACCGCGGCGAAGCCCACAAGCTCACGGCCAGCTTCTTCCCCCACTCCATCACCGATCCCAAGTGGCGCTTCCTGAACGCCTACGGCGGCTTCATCAACACCGCCCTGCCCCACTGCGACTCGGCCAAGATCGTGGCATGCATCAAGGCCATGGGCGGAGTGCCCAACCACCACATCCCGCCGAACTTCGCCTCCGTGCCCAAGGGCGGGGTCATCATCCTGGCCGGGCGGCACGCCATGGGCTGTCTGGACGACGCGGCCGTGCCGCGGGACATCCTGGACGCCAAGGCGCGCGGCGCCATCCTCGTGGTCATCGACCCCGTCTTCACGGCCGACGCGGCCAAGGCGGACTGGTGGATCCCGGTCAGGCCGTCGGGAGACACGGCCCTGTTCACCGGCATGACCCACCACATCGTCATGAACGGCCTCCACAACAAGGCCTTCGTGGAGAACTGGATACGGGAAGGCGACTTCGAGAAGCTCAAGGACTATCTCGCCGACAAGACGCCCGAAGCCATGAGCGCCATCTGCGACGTCCCGACCCGGGACATCGTCAAGCTGGCCGAGATGTGCGCCTCGGCCCCGTCCGTGGGCGTGGACAGCTTCAAGGGCATCATGCTCGGCCAGGCCCTGGACTTCGGCCACGCCTGGACCAACTTCCTGGCCGTGACCGGCAACATCGACAACCCCGGCGGACAGCCCCTGCCCGACCTGACGCCGCTCTCCCCCGTCCTGCCCGCGCCGGCCGGCCCGAGCCTGGCCGAAAAGGGCTGGCACCGCACCGGGCCCGACAAGGGCAAGTTCGGCAAGTACTCCTTCATCATGGAGCCGACCTGGTACGAGGCCCAGGCCATCAAGAACGGCGACCTCAAGGTGCTCGTCACGGCGGAATGCAACCCGGCCCTGACGGAAATGGGGCAGGAGGAATGGCGCAAGGCCGTGACCATGACGGACGAAAAGGGTCAGTATCAGCTCGAAATGCTGGTCAGCTACGAGATCATGCTCTCCGAAACCTCAAGATACGCCGACTACGTGCTTCCGGACAAAAGCTACTTCGAACGATGGGAGCTCCTGTACATGCCGTGGTGGTACAACTTCGGCCACGGCGTGGCCCTGCGCCAGCCCGTGGTCGAGGCGCCGGGAGAATGCCGCCACTCCAACGAGGTCTTCATCGAACTGGGCAAGCGGCTCTGCCCGGAGTACTTCGCCTTCAAGGACGACCTCGAATACTATGACATCCAGTTGGCAGGCCTGGGCCTGTCGGTCGGGAAGCTGCAGGACATGGGCGGCTTGTGGTCGCCCGGCACGACGGGTTTCCGCAAGTACGAACACGGCGGCTTCGGTACGCCGAGCAAGAAGATGCACCTCTACTGGGAGGATTTGGAGGATGCGGACCAAGCCCTGCCGCGCGTCTTCCTGGCGCCCGAATACGACGCCGACGCCGACGCGTTCCCCTTCTTCCTCATCTCCTACCGCACCATCTTCCATCAGGGTTCGGGCCAGTGGACCCACAACAACCCGCAGCTGCGCGACCCGGTCGGCGGCTTTCTGGACAACCCGGTGCTCATCAACGCCGCCACGGCCAGGAGGCTCGGCATCGAGGACGGGGCCGTGGTCACCCTGCGCTCCCGCACGGGCAGCCTCAAGGCGCGCGCCAAATGCACCGAGCGCATCCGGCCCGACTGCCTGGGCCTGCACCACGGCTTCGGCTCCACCGTGGGACGGGTCGCCGTGCTGGGCGGAGGGGTCAGCGACAACGCCCTGATTCCGGACTCGGGCATGACCCTCGACTGGCAGGACCTCGTCGGCGGGGAGTCGCACGTCTCGACCCGCGTCACCGTGGAAGGATAA
- a CDS encoding 4Fe-4S dicluster domain-containing protein yields MKQLSLAIDLDRCIGCKTCVAACRNAKGLVDHASALPGAIPYYLRVESDRQGVYPDISIRSWVMPCQHCKNAACIKACKAEAIVKDEQTGIVRILAEKCTGSRACIEACPYGVIQFDAARNKAHKCDLCWDRVHTGQKPVCAEVCLTDAIRFGEKELLKMELEAEGKEIVKKMSAQSMLYFRTPG; encoded by the coding sequence ATGAAACAACTCAGTCTCGCCATAGACCTGGACCGCTGCATCGGCTGCAAGACCTGCGTGGCGGCCTGCCGCAACGCCAAGGGCCTGGTCGACCATGCATCGGCCCTGCCCGGAGCGATCCCCTATTACCTGCGCGTGGAGAGCGACCGTCAGGGCGTTTACCCGGACATCTCCATCCGTTCCTGGGTCATGCCCTGCCAGCACTGCAAGAACGCCGCGTGCATCAAGGCGTGCAAGGCCGAAGCCATCGTCAAGGACGAACAGACCGGCATCGTGCGCATCCTGGCCGAGAAATGCACGGGCAGCCGGGCATGCATCGAGGCCTGTCCCTACGGGGTCATCCAATTCGACGCGGCCCGGAACAAGGCCCACAAGTGCGACCTGTGCTGGGACCGGGTGCACACCGGACAGAAACCCGTCTGCGCCGAGGTCTGCCTGACCGACGCCATCCGCTTCGGGGAAAAGGAACTCCTGAAGATGGAACTCGAAGCCGAGGGCAAGGAAATCGTGAAGAAGATGAGCGCCCAGTCCATGCTCTACTTCCGCACGCCCGGATAG
- a CDS encoding DUF1566 domain-containing protein, which translates to MNISTIRHILSTGQQLCFDAAGNPVDCKGSGQDGEFRSGQPWPDPRFELQDRDLALDRLTGLVWPRIAALGDFPMSWPEALAAVADMNRDQAFGHADWRLPNRRELLSVVSHDHHRPALPAGHPFTVQQTWYWTATTAVIAPDCAWRVHLEGGRMFYGDKTRDAMVWPVRGESGLLAQTGQIRCRDVAGNVVDCAGTGQDGELRCGAPWPDPRFAVEGEGVHDRLTGLLWTRSADLRGMCTWEEALRAAREHRAGGLAWRLPNIRELESLVDAERHDPALPGGHPFENPQEAYWSSTSSAYSHDWAYCLYLHKGAVGVGFKAGAEFSAWLVAVESTPG; encoded by the coding sequence ATGAACATTTCTACCATCCGACACATCCTCTCCACCGGCCAGCAGCTGTGCTTCGACGCCGCAGGCAACCCCGTGGACTGCAAGGGCAGCGGCCAGGACGGCGAGTTCCGGAGCGGACAGCCCTGGCCCGATCCGCGTTTTGAGCTACAGGACCGCGACCTGGCCCTGGACCGGCTGACGGGCCTGGTCTGGCCGCGCATCGCCGCCCTGGGGGATTTTCCCATGTCCTGGCCCGAAGCCCTGGCGGCGGTAGCTGACATGAACCGAGACCAGGCCTTCGGCCACGCCGACTGGCGCCTGCCCAACCGCCGCGAGCTTCTGAGCGTGGTCAGCCACGACCACCACCGCCCGGCCCTGCCCGCGGGGCATCCCTTCACGGTGCAGCAGACATGGTACTGGACCGCTACGACGGCCGTCATCGCCCCCGACTGCGCCTGGCGCGTGCACCTGGAGGGCGGGCGCATGTTCTACGGCGACAAGACGCGCGACGCCATGGTCTGGCCCGTGCGCGGCGAAAGCGGGCTGCTGGCGCAAACCGGGCAGATCCGCTGCCGTGACGTGGCGGGGAACGTCGTGGACTGCGCGGGGACGGGGCAGGACGGGGAGCTGCGCTGCGGGGCGCCGTGGCCCGACCCGCGCTTCGCCGTGGAGGGGGAAGGAGTGCACGACCGCCTGACGGGTCTGCTCTGGACCCGGTCGGCGGACCTGCGTGGAATGTGCACCTGGGAGGAGGCTCTGCGGGCGGCGCGGGAGCATCGCGCGGGAGGGCTGGCCTGGCGGCTGCCGAACATCAGGGAGCTGGAGTCCCTGGTGGACGCCGAGCGCCACGACCCTGCCCTGCCGGGCGGGCACCCTTTCGAGAACCCGCAGGAGGCCTACTGGTCATCGACCAGCAGCGCCTACTCGCACGACTGGGCCTACTGCTTGTACCTGCACAAGGGGGCCGTGGGCGTGGGCTTCAAGGCAGGGGCCGAGTTCTCGGCCTGGCTCGTGGCCGTGGAATCTACTCCGGGGTGA